The proteins below come from a single Miscanthus floridulus cultivar M001 chromosome 1, ASM1932011v1, whole genome shotgun sequence genomic window:
- the LOC136466593 gene encoding uncharacterized protein, translating to MVPGAPARSLTPLGEGGGVPGPVVARPGAEAGTPEARVSEERAVGPMGSTVEVERVTVGATPLSPRRVEEVPGSDGDQLALVDTEAALLPPPPPLQRRRTVSKRLHPRSRQTLLVGDPPLAPRKALKVNVSSSAHQAAEAQAGVRRGAASGARDPIPWEIGVPAK from the exons atggttcccggggcgccggcaaggagcctgacgcccctaggagaaggaggaggtgtcccggggccagtggtggcccgtcccggcgccgaggccggcacacccgaggcgcgggtgtcggaggagcgtgccgtcggcccgatgggttcgacggtggaggttgagcgggtgacggtgggggcgaccccattatctccgcgaagggtcgaggaggtgccggggtccgacggggaccagctggcgctggtggacaccgaggccgcgttgctgccaccaccgccgccgttgcagaggaggcggacggtgtcgaagcggttgcatccccgttcgcg ccagacgcttctggtgggagaccctcccttggcgccccgtaaggcgctcaaggtgaacgttagctcttccgcccatcaggcagcggaggcgcaggcaggCGTGcgacgtggcgcggcgtcgg gagctcgagacccgatcccttgggaaatcggtgttcctgcgaaatga
- the LOC136500503 gene encoding calmodulin-binding protein 60 D-like, whose translation MDLKRALDVEEEVVDGDEDELAGCPDAKRRRTFVNSSMQEAIGAQYMQRHLPKLEPFLRRVVQEEVHNVLIRHIDSANRLPLQLKTTSKRYKLQFQGNLPQTLFTGNRVEAESKQTLRLVLTDAATNQTVTSGPLSSMKVELLVLDGDFNADERLEHTEKEFSESVVFEREGKRPLLSGEVIIVLEKGTASIRDISFTDNSSWIRSRKFRLGARMSRASSIKERVQEAVSNPFLVKDHRGEVYKKHHPPALADDVWRLEKIGKDGVFHKKLADFGIHTVQDFLRNLVMDQYGLRSLLGSGMSNKMWESTVEHARECVLDDKLYSYCSGHGIVLLFNCIYEVVGVIVGSHCFTLSALTPTQKALVVKLQQDAYKFPDRIAEFKVQSQSAAEQPPAAVQAPPAPLPVPAAQMLGLPHGVVQPSAAGALASSHDSLLLSPQLLQHQQQQPLSEALEDVLQSASAAHQLNAAEPWFPSFGAGGFDARDPFDVQFSGSQPCGLLLSSTVARL comes from the exons ATGGACCTGAAGAGGGCCCTGgacgtggaggaggaggtggtggacggCGACGAAGACGAGCTCGCCGGCTGCCCGGACGCCAAGCGCCGCCGGACGTTCGTCAA TAGCTCGATGCAGGAGGCCATTGGCGCGCAGTACATGCAGAGGCATCTGCCCAAGCTGGAGCCATTTCTGCGCAGAGTC GTGCAGGAGGAGGTGCATAATGTTCTTATCCGACACATCGATTCCGCAAACAG GCTCCCACTCCAACTAAAGACAACCAGCAAACGGTACAAGCTGCAGTTCCAGGGAAACCTGCCGCAGACGCTTTTCACAGGCAACAGGGTGGAGGCGGAGAGCAAGCAGACGCTCCGGCTAGTCCTGACCGACGCCGCCACCAACCAGACGGTCACCTCCGGGCCCTTGTCCTCGATGAAGGTCGAGCTCCTCGTCCTCGACGGCGACTTCAACGCCGACGAGCGGCTGGAGCACACCGAGAAGGAGTTCAGCGAGAGCGTCGTGTTCGAGAGGGAAGGCAAGAGGCCGCTCTTGTCCGGCGAGGTGATCATCGTGCTCGAGAAGGGCACCGCCTCCATCCGCGACATCTCCTTCACGGATAACTCCAGCTGGATAAGGAGCCGCAAGTTCAGGCTTGGCGCGAGGATGTCCAGGGCTAGTTCCATCAAAGAACGGGTGCAGGAAGCTGTGAGCAATCCGTTCCTAGTGAAGGATCACCGTGGAGAAG TGTACAAGAAGCACCATCCACCTGCATTAGCCGACGACGTGTGGCGTCTGGAAAAGATCGGGAAAGACGGCGTATTCCACAAGAAGCTGGCTGACTTCGGAATCCACACTGTTCAAGACTTCCTCAGGAACTTGGTGATGGATCAGTACGGACTGCGCAGC TTGCTTGGCAGCGGCATGTCGAACAAGATGTGGGAATCGACGGTGGAGCACGCCCGGGAGTGCGTGCTGGACGACAAGCTCTACTCCTACTGCAGCGGGCACGGGATCGTGCTCCTGTTCAACTGCATCTACGAAGTCGTCGGCGTGATCGTCGGGAGCCACTGCTTCACCTTGAGCGCTCTCACTCCGACGCAGAAG GCGCTGGTGGTGAAGCTGCAGCAGGACGCGTACAAGTTCCCGGACCGCATAGCCGAGTTCAAGGTGCAGTCGCAGAGCGCCGCGGAGCAGCCACCGGCCGCGGTCCAGGCCCCGCCGGCGCCGTTGCCTGTGCCCGCGGCGCAGATGCTCGGCCTCCCACACGGTGTCGTCCAGCCTTCTGCAGCAGGCGCGCTGGCGAGCTCGCACGATAGCCTGCTGCTGAGCCCGCAGCTCctccagcaccagcagcagcagccgttgagcgaggccctggaggacgtGCTGCAGTCGGCCAGCGCGGCGCACCAGCTCAACGCCGCCGAGCCGTGGTTCCCTTCGTTTGGGGCGGGCGGGTTCGACGCGAGGGACCCGTTCGACGTGCAGTTCAGCGGGTCGCAGCCGTGTGGGCTGCTGCTCTCCAGCACCGTCGCCAGGTTGTGA
- the LOC136500491 gene encoding probable protein phosphatase 2C 33 isoform X1, producing MALAASEGNLSPALPLATLIGRELRGDGTERPHVRYGHSGFAKRGEDYFLVKPDCLRVPGDPSSSFSVFAVFDGHNGVSAAVFSKEKLLEHVMSAVPQGISREDWLQALPRALVAGFVKTDIDFQRKGEMTPTHGHRVILGILAMPLEIWANLAEKMLTLGTGAGETSGTTATLVVVDGFMVTVASVGDSRCILDTQGGEVSLLTVDHRLEENAEERERVTASGGEVSRLNLCGGQEVGPLRCWPGGLCLSRSIGDTDVGEFIVPIPHVKQVKLPNTGGRLIIASDGIWDALSSEIAAQACRGLPAELAAKLVVKQALKTSGLKDDTTCVVVDIIPSDHCSTPPALSPKKNQNKLRSLIFGRRSHSSVGKLSKSASLGSVEEIFEEGSAMLEERLGRNFPSKANLPPFRCAICQVDQEPFEGLMTDNVGGCCSAPSTPWGGPYLCSDCRKKKDAMEGKRSNRSTTCR from the exons ATGGCGCTCGCCGCCAGCGAGGGGAATCTTTCCCCGGCGCTGCCCCTGGCCACTCTGATCGGCCGCGAGCTCCGCGGCGACGGCACCGAGCGCCCGCACGTGCGCTACGGCCACTCCGGCTTCGCCAAGCGCGGGGAGGACTACTTCCTCGTCAAGCCCGACTGCCTCCGCGTCCCCGGAGACCCTTCCTCCTCTTTCTCCGTCTTCGCT GTATTCGACGGCCACAATGGCGTGTCGGCGGCGGTGTTCAGCAAGGAGAAATTGCTGGAGCACGTGATGAGCGCCGTGCCGCAGGGCATCAGCCGCGAGGACTGGCTACAGGCGCTGCCGCGCGCGCTTGTCGCAGGATTCGTCAAGACAGACATTGACTTCCAGCGCAAGGGTGAGATGACACCAACTCACGGACACCGAGTGATCCTTGGCATCCTTGCAATGCCGTTGGAAATCTGGGCGAACCTGGCTGAAAAGATGCTAACTCTGGGAACTGGTGCAGGTGAGACGTCAGGAACAACGGCGACACTTGTTGTCGTTGATGGGTTCATGGTCACTGTGGCGTCGGTGGGAGACTCTAGGTGCATTCTGGATACACAGGGAGGCGAGGTCTCATTGCTGACTGTGGACCACCGGCTAGAGGAGAATGCAGAGGAGCGTGAGCGCGTCACGGCGAGCGGAGGGGAGGTCAGCCGACTTAACCTCTGTGGTGGACAGGAG GTCGGTCCTCTCCGATGCTGGCCGGGTGGATTGTGCCTTTCAAGGTCCATCGGGGATACTGATGTCGGCGAGTTCATCGTACCGATTCCACATGTCAAGCAAGTGAAG CTCCCAAATACTGGTGGAAGACTAATAATTGCATCAGATGGGATATGGGATGCTCTGTCCTCCGAGATTGCTGCTCAGGCGTGCCGGGGATTGCCTGCAGAACTGGCTGCGAAACTTGTTGTTAAG CAAGCTCTGAAGACAAGTGGGTTGAAAGATGACACAACATGTGTGGTTGTCGACATCATCCCATCTGATCATTGTTCAACACCACCCGCATTATCTCCAAAGAAAAATCAGAACAAGTTGAGGTCTCTTATTTTTGGTAGAAGGTCTCATAGTTCTGTTGGAAAGCTCAGCAAATCTGCTTCTTTGGGCTCTGTGGAAGAAATATTTGAGGAGGGGTCTGCAATGTTGGAAGAAAG GTTGGGTAGAAATTTCCCATCAAAAGCAAATCTGCCCCCATTTCGCTGCGCAATCTGCCAAGTGGACCAAGAACCATTCGAAGGTTTAATGACGGACAATGTAGGTGGCTGCTGCTCAGCCCCATCAACACCATGGGGTGGTCCATACCTTTGCTCAGACTGTAGGAAAAAGAAGGATGCGATGGAAGGTAAAAGATCGAATCGCTCGACAACGTGCAGGTGA
- the LOC136500484 gene encoding uncharacterized protein translates to MGETLSFAPRKAIKSQVLADFVAEWTDTQLPPVQIQSECWTMYFDGSLMKTGAGAGLLLVSPLGIHMRYMIRLHFAASNNVAEYEALVNGLQIAIELGVRRLDVRGDSQLVVDQVMKESSCHDPKMKAYCAMVRRLENKFDGLELNHVARKFNEAADELAKMASARTPAPPNVFARDLHKPSVDYASATEEDPSTEPTAGLEAPSAVETPPAEPEAMAIDEEPPKTDQGTDWRVPLLDRLVRGELPADRTEARRLARRAKTYVLCDGELYRRSPSGILQRCITTETGQSLLQDLHAGVCGHHAAPRTLVGNAFRQGFYWPTAVADATKLVRTCEGCQYYARQTHLPAQALQTIPITWPFAVWGLDIFTGRKFLTFCDDHHIRVAWAAVGHPRTNGQVERANGMILQGLKPRIFNQLKKFGKKWLAELPSVIWSLRNTPSRATGFTPFFLVYGAEAILPTDLEYGSPRLQAYNEQSNRTAREDALDQLEEARDVALLHSARYQQALRRYQARRVQSRDLKVGDLVLRLRQSNKGRHKLTPPWEGPYIVAQVLKPGTYKLANEKGEIFTNAWNIEQLRRFYP, encoded by the exons atgggggagaccttgtctttcgcgcctcggaaagcgatcaaatcacaggtcctggccgactttgtagccgagtggaccgacacacagctgccacccgttcaaatccaatcagaatgctggaccatgtacttcgacgggtctctgatgaagactggggccggcgcgggcctgctcctggtctcgcccctcggaatacacatgcgctacatgatccggcttcacttcgccgcctccaacaatgtcgccgaatacgaggccctcgtcaacggcctgcaaatcgccatcgaacttggagtacgacgtctcgacgtacggggtgattcgcagctcgtcgtcgatcaggtgatgaaagagtcaagctgccacgaccccaaaatgaaggcgtactgcgcgatggtacgtcgtctggagaacaagttcgacggtctcgaactcaaccacgttgcacgaaagttcaacgaggccgcggacgaactggcaaagatggcgtcggcacggaccccggcccctccgaacgtcttcgccagagacctccacaagccgtccgtcgactacgcctcggcgacggaagaggacccatcgaccgagcccaccgcagggctcgaggccccctctgccgtcgagaccccgccagccgagcccgaggcgaTGGCGATTGACGAAGAGCCTCCCAAgaccgaccaaggaacggactggcgagtccctctccttgatcgcctcgtccgaggagagcttcctgctgacagaaccgaagcccgacggcttgcgcgacgcgccaagacttacgtcctctgcgacggcgagttatataggcgcagcccatctggtattctccaacgatgcatcaccaccgagactggccaatccttacttcaggacttacacgcgggagtctgcgggcaccacgcggcgcctcggacgctcgtaggtaacgccttccgccaaggtttctattggccaacggcggtggccgacgccacaaagctagtacgcacctgcgagggatgccagtactatgctcgacagacgcacctcccggcccaagccctccaaaccatccccatcacatggccattcgctgtgtggggactggacat attcaccgggcgCAAATTcctaacgttttgcgacgaccaccacatccgggtggcctgggcggccgtagggcacccaaggacgaatggccaagtagagcgtgccaacggcatgatcctacaaggccttaagccaagaatattcaaccagttgaagaagtttggcaagaaatggcttgccgaactcccgtcagtcatctggagcctaagaaataccccgagccgagccacgggattcacaccgttcttcctggtctatggagccgaggccatcctccccactgacttagaatacggctccccgaggctacaggcgtacaacgagcaaagcaaccgcactgcccgcgaagacgccctcgaccaactggaggaagcccgcgacgtcgcgctactacactcagccaggtatcagcaagccctacgacgctaccaagcccggcgcgtccaaagccgggacctgaaggtgggcgacctagtgctgagactgaggcagagcaacaagggccgccacaagctgaccccaccctgggaggggccgtatatcgtcgctcaagtgctgaagcccgggacctacaagttagccaacgagaagggcgaaatcttcaccaacgcttggaacatagaacagctacgtcgtttctacccttaa
- the LOC136500491 gene encoding probable protein phosphatase 2C 33 isoform X2: MALAASEGNLSPALPLATLIGRELRGDGTERPHVRYGHSGFAKRGEDYFLVKPDCLRVPGDPSSSFSVFAVFDGHNGVSAAVFSKEKLLEHVMSAVPQGISREDWLQALPRALVAGFVKTDIDFQRKGETSGTTATLVVVDGFMVTVASVGDSRCILDTQGGEVSLLTVDHRLEENAEERERVTASGGEVSRLNLCGGQEVGPLRCWPGGLCLSRSIGDTDVGEFIVPIPHVKQVKLPNTGGRLIIASDGIWDALSSEIAAQACRGLPAELAAKLVVKQALKTSGLKDDTTCVVVDIIPSDHCSTPPALSPKKNQNKLRSLIFGRRSHSSVGKLSKSASLGSVEEIFEEGSAMLEERLGRNFPSKANLPPFRCAICQVDQEPFEGLMTDNVGGCCSAPSTPWGGPYLCSDCRKKKDAMEGKRSNRSTTCR; encoded by the exons ATGGCGCTCGCCGCCAGCGAGGGGAATCTTTCCCCGGCGCTGCCCCTGGCCACTCTGATCGGCCGCGAGCTCCGCGGCGACGGCACCGAGCGCCCGCACGTGCGCTACGGCCACTCCGGCTTCGCCAAGCGCGGGGAGGACTACTTCCTCGTCAAGCCCGACTGCCTCCGCGTCCCCGGAGACCCTTCCTCCTCTTTCTCCGTCTTCGCT GTATTCGACGGCCACAATGGCGTGTCGGCGGCGGTGTTCAGCAAGGAGAAATTGCTGGAGCACGTGATGAGCGCCGTGCCGCAGGGCATCAGCCGCGAGGACTGGCTACAGGCGCTGCCGCGCGCGCTTGTCGCAGGATTCGTCAAGACAGACATTGACTTCCAGCGCAAGG GTGAGACGTCAGGAACAACGGCGACACTTGTTGTCGTTGATGGGTTCATGGTCACTGTGGCGTCGGTGGGAGACTCTAGGTGCATTCTGGATACACAGGGAGGCGAGGTCTCATTGCTGACTGTGGACCACCGGCTAGAGGAGAATGCAGAGGAGCGTGAGCGCGTCACGGCGAGCGGAGGGGAGGTCAGCCGACTTAACCTCTGTGGTGGACAGGAG GTCGGTCCTCTCCGATGCTGGCCGGGTGGATTGTGCCTTTCAAGGTCCATCGGGGATACTGATGTCGGCGAGTTCATCGTACCGATTCCACATGTCAAGCAAGTGAAG CTCCCAAATACTGGTGGAAGACTAATAATTGCATCAGATGGGATATGGGATGCTCTGTCCTCCGAGATTGCTGCTCAGGCGTGCCGGGGATTGCCTGCAGAACTGGCTGCGAAACTTGTTGTTAAG CAAGCTCTGAAGACAAGTGGGTTGAAAGATGACACAACATGTGTGGTTGTCGACATCATCCCATCTGATCATTGTTCAACACCACCCGCATTATCTCCAAAGAAAAATCAGAACAAGTTGAGGTCTCTTATTTTTGGTAGAAGGTCTCATAGTTCTGTTGGAAAGCTCAGCAAATCTGCTTCTTTGGGCTCTGTGGAAGAAATATTTGAGGAGGGGTCTGCAATGTTGGAAGAAAG GTTGGGTAGAAATTTCCCATCAAAAGCAAATCTGCCCCCATTTCGCTGCGCAATCTGCCAAGTGGACCAAGAACCATTCGAAGGTTTAATGACGGACAATGTAGGTGGCTGCTGCTCAGCCCCATCAACACCATGGGGTGGTCCATACCTTTGCTCAGACTGTAGGAAAAAGAAGGATGCGATGGAAGGTAAAAGATCGAATCGCTCGACAACGTGCAGGTGA